A single genomic interval of Nocardioides palaemonis harbors:
- a CDS encoding NfeD family protein yields MDWIRDHLWETWLALSIALGVAEMFSLDLILAMLAAGAAIGMVAALVGLPFEITVIAAIASSVAMLALVRPSFVKRLHSGPELALGHGKLVGTRGMVTEEITGLSPGRIKAGGEIWTALPYDENLRIAPGETVEILQIKGATAYVHPVATLEP; encoded by the coding sequence ATGGACTGGATCCGCGACCACCTCTGGGAGACCTGGCTGGCGCTGTCGATCGCGCTCGGGGTCGCCGAGATGTTCAGCCTGGACCTGATCCTCGCGATGCTCGCGGCGGGCGCCGCGATCGGCATGGTGGCCGCGCTCGTCGGGCTGCCGTTCGAGATCACGGTCATCGCCGCGATCGCCTCGTCGGTCGCGATGCTGGCGCTCGTGCGCCCGTCGTTCGTCAAGCGCCTGCACAGCGGACCCGAGCTCGCGCTCGGCCACGGCAAGCTCGTCGGGACCCGGGGGATGGTCACCGAGGAGATCACCGGGCTGTCCCCGGGCCGGATCAAGGCCGGAGGCGAGATCTGGACGGCTCTTCCCTACGACGAGAACCTGCGGATCGCGCCCGGCGAGACGGTCGAGATCCTCCAGATCAAGGGCGCCACCGCCTACGTCCACCCGGTCGCGACGCTCGAGCCCTGA